Within the Salvia hispanica cultivar TCC Black 2014 chromosome 4, UniMelb_Shisp_WGS_1.0, whole genome shotgun sequence genome, the region GTCCTGTGATTTCTAATGGAAGacttatatattaaataaatttgctaacgaatttattttgattattatagaattaaaataataaacatgaattctacagTTAGATAAGTTATCGTTTTGATTTTCAAAGAATCAGTAATTGCTTGCGCTTCTCCACATGACGACCTTAAAACTCAACCACATGAAGCGGTATGTTCCCGAACTCAATATATGTTTTTTGTGAGGAAAACACTAATCATACATCAAGGACTTGATCTAGAAATGAGACGGTAGTCGAATATGTGTGTTGGGGGAGGGGGGATTGAAATTCCTCATGTTGGGAGCTTGGGTTTCGAAAATTCTGACTATGATAAAAAGAATCAATTTTGTcgattataaaattaattgaccTCGTGTCAAAACAATTGATTGCATGCACAGAACGCTGATAAGGGCATCCGCATCGCTGCGCGATGCTGTCTCGGTCTTATATCGACGAGACAACATCGAGACGGCGATGCGGGATGCATCTCGTCCCGACGAGACGAGACGTCTCGATGCGTGACGCGTCCCGGagaggccggcctcgagctggcgagacacgagtgggcgtcggaattatgacgtcataattcatttttttaaataaaatcaatttttcaaaaaaaatttaaaaaaaacggtaatatgaccgttgaacagtcatattttaaaatttttaatttttttttattctataaatactcttcattctccattttacacacaaacacacatctattattctctcatctctctttccttcctctccaatcacttctataaaatcattcctttatttttttttctcccaaatttaatccattatggatccatttgagcaaatgtgtcgaataatggaagaatcgctagaagaagatcgacgtagggaggaggaagccgccgcgccTCCTCAAAGGCGACCCCGGACTTACATCCATCGTAaccgggaggaagccgccgcaaggTTGGAACGTGATTACTTCAGTCCGAACCCGGTATGGGGAGATATCTACTTTCGTCGCCGTTTTCGTATGTCACGCAcgctatttttgcatatcgcgaATACATTGGCGGGACGGGAAGAGTACTTCAGAGAAGGGTTCGGCGATGTTGGCCGTCCTAGCCACACGACGCTCCAGAAATGTACTGCAGCGATCCGTCAGCTTGCTACTGGACAAACGGCGGATtcgttcgacgaatacctgcACGTCGAAGAATCCACTGGGagactttgtttgttgaacttctgcaaaggcgtccgggcagccttcaccgacgaatttctgaagaagccaACCACCGCAGATTGTCAGTTTTTGCTCCAACTTCACGAACAAGTGCACGGATTCCCCGGGATGCTCGGGAgtgtcgattgcatgcattggcaatggaagaattgccaTGTGGCATTGAGGGGGTCATACAGGAGCGGCCACAAAGGTACCCACCCCACCGTTATACTCGAGgccgtcgccgactaccggctatggatttggcatgtgTATTTCGGGGTCCCCTGCTCGAACAACGACGTCAACGTGCTCAACAATTCCGACCTCTTCAGCGAAGCTCTGAATGGTAAAGCGTCGGCCATCAACTTCATCGCTAACAATCGCCAGTGTaaaatggggtactatcttgccgacggcatctatccgaagtggccaaccttCATGAAGACGTTCAACAGGCCTGCGAACGAAAAGCAGTCGCTTTTTGCGCAGAAGCAAGAGGctgctcgcaaggatgtggagagagcgttcggggttctccaagctcgatTCAACATTATCAAAGCTCCGGCTCGACAGTGGTTTATGGagaatatggtcgacatcatgtatacgtgcataatcttgcacaacatgattgtcgccgacgaaggacctgaggcgggaaattggttcgaccctgaaaccccgggaagctcaaccgcaagtaGTCTGCCTCGAAGGggagtgcatccgtctttgcaagagtggttgtctattcgggcaaggacacgtgattctaccgcccacgcccaactccaagaggatctaatggagcacgtttgggcaaaatttggcaaccattattagatgatcgtcactagagaactctttcttctgcttctttgcctccattttttttatttgaatttaagtatgcaatttgtaatttctagttttctaaattatgtcttttttatttttttaggtatttaaattgtaattttattttatttaatgaagtgtgtttttattaattgaatttgttggaaataaaaataaaaaatgaaattgaatgaatagttaaaggAGATGGttagatggagggatgcatgtgctgtctcttagttaaAAGATGAGCtaaaaagtacagtggggcccatgaatagtgaagagatgagacagttaagagacggataagagacagggatgcggatggcctaaatactctctccgttttttaaaaatagcaactctttccattttagtccgttattcaaactttctattttaggaaatcttTACACTGtcatacatcaatttatttatcactTATACCACTAGACTTAACAACTTAAAGTGGACCCCATgatccactaacattaattctattactttttttatatccCTCTTTCTtcctttaccaatttttctccctctttctcttactttaccaaattgtgcattaaaactcgtgtcgtttcaaatctccatatttttaaaaaatggagggagtaacataaaagaattaaatgcTAATATGTGATTTATACTGTTAGTTGAACATATCATTGAggatttttcagaaaatgatCGCAACGTCTCCAGTGATGTCTCTGTACTCTACTGCATATCTTCCCGAACTCtttatttgatatttgtatAGACAACTTATTTGATCCGTCCGCTATTATTTGACTTAAGTAGACTCCATTCGGATTATATGGGTTCCATAAGATGGCATTCGGTTGctatgactaataatcatgagattgttcatctaagattaagttgtgtgattattttagttggagggggaggctatgactaattatcatgaaaCTATCCATCCAAGATTAAATTGTAGGGTTCAAACTCATGAACCAAAcgtgatacatatttaattataaaatttaattttggcaAACGAACCTAAGTATATGAATTTGTTCAAAACAATTGTTGTTCATGTGTTGGAAGTCGGATACCAATACCAGCCACGTCCTTGGTTTGCCAGAGCGTACTCTGTTTTTATTGCGActtaataaattcataaaagtAAAGTAGATTGCTACTGCGGAACTAcaattgtttaaaataatgttaggTAGTTTTCagtcaattttttatttaatagttCAGCATCAATAAAAGTTTTAGTAGAATTCTAGAAGGGACAAATTTCCACATTGtagttaaatttatatttatttcatcttAAATTGGTCAAAATTTCTACTAGATGCGTAGTGCGGTATGGGAGTTATGAGATAATACTATGTGTATCACcacttgaaaattaaatttgacttTGTATATATAgtctttatataatttatgactttgtattattgtatttatagtctttatataatttatgacgtgaaatacaatttaattgataaaatatattttgtttttttattaaattaaaaataaattatatttactttattcctttttactttattattttttcactcatCTTACAAATAAAGCTATACTACTTCCTGCATCCCATAAATTACGcgcaattttcattttcgatCTTTTCATAAAAGTATGAACagttttatttatggaaagttgTCTCCAACTCATTACttatatacatcaatttattaacAATTTGTATCACTATATGGCCCACTAGTGCAACTCATTAAATACTATTCCATTTGTTTTATAGCCgtggaggcatttcttttcggcacgtgattcaagaaaaaatgtgttaagtgagttcaataaatgaagaataaagtaagaggagtaagaggagagaataaagtaaaagagaataaagtaagtgaaaaaaaatatgttaacttttactaaatagagaaatgactctactactatggaacgtatcaaatgacaaaatgactttACTACTAAAGAATGGAGggaatagtaataataatatatgtcTCATCAACTGtcattctttttatctctcttactttacctgttcattaattactatatttttcaaatatccatattttattgaaggagtataattatgcgtcaaaataaaaaatatttcacttaTCTACGAAAGGAGAACAAGACTACTGATTAAAGTTCAGTATAAGGGTGTGTTTGGTTCGGTCTTTACCATTTCTCAAGAAAAGGGTGGAGGTTGGTTTGCAAAGTTCTTTTCTTGAGTAATCGTTTCTTGTACAATTGTTTGATTTGTCAATTAAGTATGACCCAATTGTGTTTTCTATGTTTGGTTTGTCATATTGTCATATTCATAGTAAGAACAATTTCCACCTGTGCCATCCAATTTTCAATCACAAGCTTAGCCACATACAAGATGTTGCTCCCATTGCTCCCAATCCGAGAACCAGATGCTTGAATCCCTAGCTAGCAAGCGGTATCTGCTATGCTCCGGCTCCGGCGGTGATTGCTGTCTTCACCAAGCGAGAGCAGGTGGTGAAGTTGGCGGAGAGGTTGTCGACGGAGTCACGGAGGCCATCTGCGTCGCGGCGACCTGCACGGTGTTGGTCATGGCTGCTGCTTTCCTGTAAAACCCACTCGGTCGGCCGATAGGAGAGGTTATCCGACAGTTCTCTGGGGACGACGGAGGGGTTTTCCGTCAAATTAGGGAATTTCCGCTGCTGattcaaaaaaaatcaggGCTTTTCCTACTAATTGTGTCCGGCCTTGGGTGTTTCCGGCGACCTTCTCACATATGATGAAGTTTTATGCAGAGTATTTGCTACCGTCTTCGTCGGAGAGCTTGTAGAAAACGTGAATGGAGGAAAGCTTAAGAAAGTTTATTGCGTAGAAGGAATAAATGTGGTTGTTGGGGATAAAAAGGAGGATTATATTAGTAAATGCtgagtatttaattgttttatgaaaGTGATGAGTTATGGTATCAGAGGTTTTTGGGAAGAATTGCTAACTGGcgaaaattgcattttaagGCGGGCCTTGGTCCTTTTACTCGGGCCGTTCAAAAACGGTATATTTCAAACCAAACTATGTTGTAATTGTCCGATTTCACTTTTCTGAAATATAATGTGACCACTCTTAAGTCTTGTGAAAGTACTAGTATGTAATTATATCATTcccaaatttcacaaaattggCCAGAGCAATTATGGGGTTGTGCatcacataataaaattaagacatTTTACTCGAGAACTCAGAAATTAGAAAGAGTGAATAAATCCCTACTCTAATAGTCTCATAAAAGCATCCATGGTGGAACGCCCTACGTCCTATACTCCGCcacatcaatattttataattggtagtaaaataaaaaaatatgagaaaaagtaattgaaataatataatggATAGTAAGATTCATTTAAAGGTAAAGAGAATTCGTAAACATGCATGGACTATTGGTATGAGAtagacgaaaaagaaaattaagcCTATTTATGGAGTGAGCATATATTACAGTAATATATAATATCTCAATTGAACGTcatcatttttccttttaatttatcttaattaaaattatttttcatattcagAGTAAAAATCACTTATTTGTATCATGGAGTGATATATGCAATTTGAGcttatgtttatattattaattgataataaCTGGTCTATAACATTATTTACTCATAAGCAATTTCATTACATagtttaatttggaaatattaaattttcatctatatacatatcaaataattataattagttataattacatTGAGTTGAtgactaattttatttgttagaagcaaataattaatgtatagctaattttaatgaattaatttagcCTCTTTAAATGACATATTTGGGTTCACTAAGTTGATGAATTCAGAAGTATATTCTCCACAAAGCTTGATGTTGGCCTTGGTAGTAAATTAAGCTTGAAGATGGTAGTATTCATTCTGTCATTCAagtaaaatgtttattttactCACGAGCAAAATTAGACACATGAGCAAtgatcaatttataaatacgTAACATTGAAAAGCTATAGGGTATTGTTCATTTTattggattaaaaaaataataataacaatatgtcaatattattattaattttttttattataagataagttaatttgattaattgtggATTCTAATCTTGAAAAATGGAATAATTACATCGCACCCAATCACTTAATTGCCTATATTTTTGCCCCATATAATATCGACTTTATTAGCTAAAGCATACGTTTGGaagattttatttctctttcatttAATAGGTAGGGATTAAGCATTATGATATGACTTTTTCCTTCACTTACAATATCTTAAAACGAGTTAGggaaatatggaaaattactatacagattttttaaaaaattatacagtataaaataagtggaaattaaaatataaaaattagaaacacaTAAAAATTTCCGGAAATAAAACTTTACTGgttggaaaaaataataaaaaattgatattttcgtGGCGGTTGAAAAAAGTTCAGCTGGTGTAACAACCGCGTAATTGATGGGATAAAGCGAGGGTATTTTGGGGAACTCATTAAAGACCATTGAAAACGCGTCACCTCGCGTGGACGTGGCGACGTGTGGCTGTGATCACAAGCCCAGCATGGCTAATCGGCTGACACGTACCCCCTCAACCAGAATGGATTGTTCCCGCCACGTCGGATGCCAGCGTGGCAGACCCCCCCGCTTTTTTAAAAGTCCCCCAAAGCGCCTGCCCTATTCTATTCGTAGCAGCTGCTTCTCAcatcacacttaaaccatcaCGCTCTCTCCATTTCTCCCCACACACTCTGCGTGCTCTCTCACACACGGCGATCGATTCCCCCCGCCTCGCCGGAAATTATGATTCCGCCTTCTGATGATCGGATTCCAGGCTGCCGGAGAACTGACGTCATGGTGTTAGTCCCTTTTTCTCCTCTTCTGATTTTGATTGTTGAGGTTCGGCCGTAATTCAAAACCCTAAGCAAAAGCGaacttagtttttttttttttaggtagCAGTTTTTATAAGTCATTCCATGCTTTTTGTCTCCGGTGTATGATCGATAGAAGAATTAAGACTATCATAGATTTTTAGCCAAATTCTCGGTTGTTATTCCGATTTAATTCGGTCTATGAGTTTTGAGATCTCTGTTTTTTGGAAGATCGTCTAATTTTCGTCTTTATCACCGACTGTTTTTGTTAGATCGGTTTGTTTTAGTGTGATGATTAGGTGATCGTGTTCCCGTAgccagtttttttttttcctttttcatctaGAATGCCTGGAAAATTAGGACTTATCTAGAAATTGAAGTTTTCAACGTTGACTGAGAATCTGTACGCGGAGAAATGGAGCCTGAAAACTAGCGGCGTGGAAATTGTGATAATTTATTAGTGGACCACTGAATTTAATTCCTCACGCTATGAAAATTCAACCGATTGATTTCAACGAGGCGGAGGAGCCGACGGCGAAATGTGAGGCGGGTGCGAAGCCAATATTTAGGTCGAGATTCAAGCGGCTTTTCGAGAGGCCGTTCTCGAGCGGCGCCAGAGCTCCGGCGGGGGAAAAGCCGGCCGGCGCCGCTGAGTCGCTGGCTAACAAAGACGGATTGGAGGAGTTTGAGCCTAGCTCTGTTTGCCTTGCGAAGATGGTCCAGAATTTTATGGAGGAAAACAACGAGAAGCAGCAGCAGAGGTGTGGAAGGAAGAGATGCATTTGCTTAAATGGAAACTGCACTGACAGCTCCGATGACGAACAAGACTCATTCAGTTCGTCTTCCTCACATGCTTGTGATACACTGAAggtactctctctctctgtctaTCTCTTCAATTTCACATGCAATGTGATTTTGTGGTCAATAATTTGACAGTGTTGTTGATGTTCTGTCGTCTTGTCCGGATATGTTATCTGATGCATTTTGCGGAAAATTCCGATTGTTTAAACAGAGTTTGGTGCCCTGTATCTGCGTATCCGAAAGGAATTTACTAGCTGACACTGCGAAAATCGTCGAACGACACAAGATCAACAAGCGCAAAGACGGATTCTGCAGAAAACTCGTTGCAGATGATCTAACTGCCCTTGGATACGACGCTTCAATCTGCAAATCGAAATGGGAAAAATCCCCTTCTTTCCTCGCTGGTAAAACAAAACACCTTATAATCCTTTCCAAAATCGCCCCCCTTTTGTTAATCATGTCAAAATCACAAGTCTTTTTCCCAACAGGAGAATACGAGTACGTGGACGTGTTGATTGGAGGGGAAAGACTGATCATCGACATCGATTTCAGATCGGAGTTCGCCATCGCAAGGCCAACCAAAGCATACAAACTAGTCCTCCAAGCACTACCCAGCATTTTCATTGGTAAACCCGACCGCCTGGAGAAGATCATCGGAATTGTATCCGATGCTGCAAAGCAGAGCCTCAAGAAGAAAGGCATGCCGGTCCCTCCATGGCGGAAGGCTGACTACATCAAATCCAAATGGCTCTCGCCCTTCACCCGAACCGGGCCGTGCGCCCTTTCGAAAGTAGAGGCGTCGGAGGTGATTCGAGGTGGAAAGCCATCAACCCCTGATGAAGGTGAAGGTGACTCTCTCTTTGCTTTCTCTAACAGTAACAGTAACAGTAACAGTAACAGTAACAGTAACAGTAACAGTAACAGCGGCAGCTTATCTGATGCGCAAATGAAAAAGTGGGAGCTGCCCCAGATTAGGCCTAAAAGTGTTAACAAAGGTGTGAAGATCGTGACCGGTTTAGCTTCAGTAATTGATAATAAACCGTAAAATAATTTTGGTCCTATTTTTGGTCATGTATCGTTGTAATCCCTTCGCCTTTTATGTAAGGGTACTGATATTGTAGCATCTAGACTATTACTCTACTAGTactatcaataaataaatgggcACATTGCAGTTATGTAAGGGTACTGATATTGTAGCATCTAGACTATTACTCTACTAGTactatcaataaataaatgggcACATTGCAGTAGTACTGCGTTGTGTCATTGATGATCTTgatttttggttgtacaaaatttggttgtatAGACTTGTTATTTTAGAATATTGTTTTCGCTAGAGTTGCAATTGTTGCGAATTGTGAAAAGACGAAATCTATTTGCTTTTTTGCAAAGAGTGATGCTAAATGGCCACATTATGGCCGaccataatattaaaaaattattaaaattctgtgTATTTAATgctaaattgatgaaatttatacatatagagagtagcaattttttaaagaCTAATATACCCttgtattaaatatagtatgtagtagtagtatgtaGTATGTAGTACTCCCCAATTCACATTTTGACTTATACTGGTACGGATCACTTGcgcttatattttttttatttctgcactcatattttctttactttttttgtttctgttaGTTATGtagagtagtatttatttctaCTGCCATTTTCTTTCCTAGATATTAGATTAtattataagtttttttttctcgtattatgctactatttattttaattgctttgattttttatattataccctatactatattttatcatttatgttaTATTATTTGTAGTAAAACTCAtacttcaaataaaaatattcttactttttttaattgctttttattttttatattatattctgttatttttattattttatataatattatttttaataaactagtacctcaaataaatttttcttggtatttactatttacaattatatttatatcataattatttgttatataatTCGTACCCTCAAACCTTAAATCCTGTATCCGACACTGTTTGTATCCAATCAATAATACTTCattcgtccacaaaaaatagagcacaattaccatttttggccgtccacaaaaaatagagcacatttatttatggaaagttttcaacaaataataaccctacacatcattaaTAGATCCAACTCTAAGgcatgatgaaaaaaaatactttttccTAATTATTTCCCAATGCCTATATTTAGAAAACATTAAACCACACACTTTAGTCacgtaatttaattattttgatcaattttaactatactaattatttaattattataaaattgtttagCAATCAAACATGCACTTATTTGTAAtcaaatacatattttattaatttaaattgaggtACTAAATATTATTCAGATGATTTAAtatgtatattagttttgaaatcataataaaatatgctcatgatatttcaattctattattagtgattatttatgtttagCTTCACttagtttaaattaatttaaaatatactagtataactTATCctattattaaataacttGTGAATAAAATACATGTAAATACTATgacaatatatttatacaaaaacaATTCAACTTTAGttatactacaaattaattcaCTGTTTAATTATagtgaaataatttaattttaatgaaaacacATACTcctaatattatataatattaacaaTTTGTCAAAATAATTCGGAGTTAAGTAgtatttactaaattttaaattttataactaattttattataatatatatttaacctTGGTGTATATCACAACCTACCCACTAATCTGGAAATGTAATGCCACATATTCACaacttattttgaaattatagagaaaattgataaattaaatcttgatATGTGAagatttaaaaagtaaaatatatatatatatatatatatatatatatatatattacgaTAGTAGTTGTATAACTTCATCATtaccttattgattatatGTTATGGAGTATtgtaataactaaaattaaaaaaactattatttatataatgtggagtaataaaaataaaaacgatTATATGTTATGGAGTATtgtaataactaaaattaaaaaaactattatttatataatgtggagtaataaaaataaaaacgaaGTGGTAAAAAAGTTAAGTAACAAATTACTCTAAAAAAGAATGGAATAAATGAAagaaactataattaaaaactaagGGTAATATTGTCAACTGATTAAGCATTAAATGagtcatttaaattattaatatccAAAAGTATCTATATTTACTGAAATGCCATTTATGGCCAGCCACATTATGGTCACATAGCTTTACCCTtgattaaaatagtaaaaaaaggTCACAAGTAAGGatactaaataaattatacactTAATAGTATGtaaaaaagttgaaacaaaTTGATTGCGAAATTCTTGAAAACTTTAATGATAGTCAAAATTAATGATTACTTATATTTGTTGTGGACAGTTGGAGTTGATTTTTATGCTAATGATGATTAAAGTTAGAGTAAAATAGGTATTATGTGACACTGGTAGTGCACGAGGGGTGCATAGTAGTAAATGATAATCATCAGAAGCTTTAATAAGAATGAGACCAAAGTGAGATTTAGGTAAGTTAAACAAGTGATCATTACTTATTACTTAAGTACATTCGTTGTTACGGCAcgttatttcttattttatttataatttaaggtTGAGAAAATTAGcgattttcaaaatcaacattttttttttctattcaaCTTTTTTGTGAATGAATTAATACAGAATTGGACTTAaaatgtactactagtattgatcatttca harbors:
- the LOC125220855 gene encoding uncharacterized protein LOC125220855; amino-acid sequence: MLGSVDCMHWQWKNCHVALRGSYRSGHKGTHPTVILEAVADYRLWIWHVYFGVPCSNNDVNVLNNSDLFSEALNGKASAINFIANNRQCKMGYYLADGIYPKWPTFMKTFNRPANEKQSLFAQKQEAARKDVERAFGVLQARFNIIKAPARQWFMENMVDIIK
- the LOC125223253 gene encoding uncharacterized protein LOC125223253 isoform X5, whose translation is MKIQPIDFNEAEEPTAKCEAGAKPIFRSRFKRLFERPFSSGARAPAGEKPAGAAESLANKDGLEEFEPSSVCLAKMVQNFMEENNEKQQQRCGRKRCICLNGNCTDSSDDEQDSFSSSSSHACDTLKSLVPCICVSERNLLADTAKIVERHKINKRKDGFCRKLVADDLTALGYDASICKSKWEKSPSFLAGEYEYVDVLIGGERLIIDIDFRSEFAIARPTKAYKLVLQALPSIFIGKPDRLEKIIGIVSDAAKQSLKKKGMPVPPWRKADYIKSKWLSPFTRTGPCALSKVEASEVIRGGKPSTPDEVTAAAYLMRK
- the LOC125223253 gene encoding uncharacterized protein LOC125223253 isoform X4, with translation MKIQPIDFNEAEEPTAKCEAGAKPIFRSRFKRLFERPFSSGARAPAGEKPAGAAESLANKDGLEEFEPSSVCLAKMVQNFMEENNEKQQQRCGRKRCICLNGNCTDSSDDEQDSFSSSSSHACDTLKSLVPCICVSERNLLADTAKIVERHKINKRKDGFCRKLVADDLTALGYDASICKSKWEKSPSFLAGEYEYVDVLIGGERLIIDIDFRSEFAIARPTKAYKLVLQALPSIFIGKPDRLEKIIGIVSDAAKQSLKKKGMPVPPWRKADYIKSKWLSPFTRTGPCALSKVEASEVIRGGKPSTPDEGEVTAAAYLMRK
- the LOC125223253 gene encoding uncharacterized protein LOC125223253 isoform X2, coding for MKIQPIDFNEAEEPTAKCEAGAKPIFRSRFKRLFERPFSSGARAPAGEKPAGAAESLANKDGLEEFEPSSVCLAKMVQNFMEENNEKQQQRCGRKRCICLNGNCTDSSDDEQDSFSSSSSHACDTLKSLVPCICVSERNLLADTAKIVERHKINKRKDGFCRKLVADDLTALGYDASICKSKWEKSPSFLAGEYEYVDVLIGGERLIIDIDFRSEFAIARPTKAYKLVLQALPSIFIGKPDRLEKIIGIVSDAAKQSLKKKGMPVPPWRKADYIKSKWLSPFTRTGPCALSKVEASEVIRGGKPSTPDEGEVTVTAAAYLMRK
- the LOC125223253 gene encoding uncharacterized protein LOC125223253 isoform X6, which translates into the protein MKIQPIDFNEAEEPTAKCEAGAKPIFRSRFKRLFERPFSSGARAPAGEKPAGAAESLANKDGLEEFEPSSVCLAKMVQNFMEENNEKQQQRCGRKRCICLNGNCTDSSDDEQDSFSSSSSHACDTLKSLVPCICVSERNLLADTAKIVERHKINKRKDGFCRKLVADDLTALGYDASICKSKWEKSPSFLAGEYEYVDVLIGGERLIIDIDFRSEFAIARPTKAYKLVLQALPSIFIGKPDRLEKIIGIVSDAAKQSLKKKGMPVPPWRKADYIKSKWLSPFTRTGPCALSKVEASEVIRGGKPSTPDEGEAAAYLMRK
- the LOC125223253 gene encoding uncharacterized protein LOC125223253 isoform X3, whose product is MKIQPIDFNEAEEPTAKCEAGAKPIFRSRFKRLFERPFSSGARAPAGEKPAGAAESLANKDGLEEFEPSSVCLAKMVQNFMEENNEKQQQRCGRKRCICLNGNCTDSSDDEQDSFSSSSSHACDTLKSLVPCICVSERNLLADTAKIVERHKINKRKDGFCRKLVADDLTALGYDASICKSKWEKSPSFLAGEYEYVDVLIGGERLIIDIDFRSEFAIARPTKAYKLVLQALPSIFIGKPDRLEKIIGIVSDAAKQSLKKKGMPVPPWRKADYIKSKWLSPFTRTGPCALSKVEASEVIRGGKPSTPDEVTVTAAAYLMRK
- the LOC125223253 gene encoding uncharacterized protein LOC125223253 isoform X7, with the translated sequence MKIQPIDFNEAEEPTAKCEAGAKPIFRSRFKRLFERPFSSGARAPAGEKPAGAAESLANKDGLEEFEPSSVCLAKMVQNFMEENNEKQQQRCGRKRCICLNGNCTDSSDDEQDSFSSSSSHACDTLKSLVPCICVSERNLLADTAKIVERHKINKRKDGFCRKLVADDLTALGYDASICKSKWEKSPSFLAGEYEYVDVLIGGERLIIDIDFRSEFAIARPTKAYKLVLQALPSIFIGKPDRLEKIIGIVSDAAKQSLKKKGMPVPPWRKADYIKSKWLSPFTRTGPCALSKVEASEVIRGGKPSTPDEAAAYLMRK
- the LOC125223253 gene encoding uncharacterized protein LOC125223253 isoform X1; its protein translation is MKIQPIDFNEAEEPTAKCEAGAKPIFRSRFKRLFERPFSSGARAPAGEKPAGAAESLANKDGLEEFEPSSVCLAKMVQNFMEENNEKQQQRCGRKRCICLNGNCTDSSDDEQDSFSSSSSHACDTLKSLVPCICVSERNLLADTAKIVERHKINKRKDGFCRKLVADDLTALGYDASICKSKWEKSPSFLAGEYEYVDVLIGGERLIIDIDFRSEFAIARPTKAYKLVLQALPSIFIGKPDRLEKIIGIVSDAAKQSLKKKGMPVPPWRKADYIKSKWLSPFTRTGPCALSKVEASEVIRGGKPSTPDEGEGDSLFAFSNSNSNSNSNSNSNSNSNSGSLSDAQMKKWELPQIRPKSVNKGVKIVTGLASVIDNKP